One window from the genome of Cryobacterium sp. GrIS_2_6 encodes:
- a CDS encoding M1 family metallopeptidase, whose protein sequence is MAQTAVDTVSPQTGGKNSAGKGSAGSSGKVALNIPTTIGAGSAGDPYLIGAGNGGYRALHYALDLDYRVATNQLRATATITLVATTRLDRFSLDFDGLSVDRVTVNGARPRKFVHTGRKLVVNPLTTMEAGERFEIAVRYRGAPHPLRSIWGEVGWEELLDGVLVAGQPCGAASWFPCNDHPSNKATYRIAVSCETPYTVVSNGTLTGKSTRSGHTRWTFEVVEPMATYLASVMIGRYRSSVLPPVAAGGPAPVPITLHFPSNLAHNVGVDFGRLGEMVSVFSASFGPYPFPGYSVVVTDDVLEIPLEAHGLAVFGRNHVDGNHGSDRLIAHELAHQWFGNSLTAAAWRDIWLQEGFACYAEWIWGEHTGGRTAEQNAVYHRGRLEAQPQDLLVGDPGPHDMFDDRVYKRGALALHAVRRYLGDEVFFDTLRAWTRANRHGLVSTDAFVEFVSIHTGSEEIRRIIDRWIYRTALPKL, encoded by the coding sequence GTGGCGCAGACTGCCGTGGACACCGTGAGCCCGCAGACCGGCGGGAAGAATAGCGCAGGCAAGGGCTCTGCCGGTTCGTCCGGCAAGGTCGCCCTCAACATCCCGACGACGATCGGCGCCGGTTCGGCCGGCGATCCATACCTGATCGGCGCGGGCAACGGCGGCTACCGGGCGCTGCACTATGCCCTCGACCTGGACTACCGGGTCGCGACCAACCAGCTGCGCGCGACCGCGACGATCACCCTCGTGGCGACGACGCGCCTGGACCGGTTCAGCCTCGACTTCGACGGGCTGAGCGTCGACCGGGTCACGGTAAACGGCGCCCGGCCGCGCAAGTTCGTGCACACCGGCCGCAAGCTCGTGGTGAACCCGCTGACGACGATGGAAGCCGGGGAACGGTTCGAGATCGCCGTGCGGTATCGCGGGGCGCCGCATCCGCTGCGCAGCATCTGGGGAGAGGTCGGCTGGGAGGAACTGCTCGACGGCGTGCTCGTCGCGGGGCAGCCGTGCGGGGCCGCGTCGTGGTTCCCCTGCAACGACCACCCGAGCAACAAGGCAACGTATCGGATCGCGGTGAGCTGCGAGACGCCGTACACCGTGGTCTCGAACGGCACGCTCACCGGGAAGTCGACCCGCTCGGGCCACACCAGGTGGACCTTCGAGGTCGTCGAGCCGATGGCGACCTACCTCGCCTCCGTGATGATCGGCCGGTACCGTTCGAGCGTGCTGCCGCCGGTTGCGGCGGGTGGCCCGGCCCCGGTGCCGATCACGCTGCACTTCCCGTCGAACCTCGCGCACAACGTCGGCGTCGACTTCGGCAGGCTCGGCGAGATGGTCTCGGTGTTCAGCGCTAGCTTCGGCCCGTACCCGTTCCCGGGGTACTCGGTCGTCGTGACGGACGACGTGCTCGAGATCCCGCTCGAGGCGCACGGCCTCGCCGTGTTCGGTCGTAACCACGTCGACGGCAACCATGGCAGCGACCGCCTGATCGCCCACGAGCTCGCGCACCAGTGGTTCGGCAACAGCCTCACCGCCGCCGCGTGGCGCGACATCTGGCTGCAGGAGGGCTTCGCCTGCTACGCGGAATGGATCTGGGGCGAACACACCGGCGGACGCACCGCGGAGCAGAACGCGGTGTACCACCGTGGCAGGCTCGAGGCGCAGCCGCAGGACCTCCTCGTCGGCGATCCCGGGCCGCACGACATGTTCGACGACCGGGTCTACAAGCGCGGTGCGCTCGCCCTGCACGCCGTGCGGCGCTACCTCGGCGACGAGGTCTTCTTCGACACCCTGCGGGCCTGGACCCGCGCGAACCGGCACGGCCTCGTCTCGACGGATGCCTTTGTCGAGTTCGTCTCGATCCACACCGGAAGCGAAGAGATCCGCCGCATCATCGACCGCTGGATCTACCGGACCGCCCTCCCCAAGCTCTGA
- a CDS encoding 4'-phosphopantetheinyl transferase superfamily protein — protein sequence MEPIGEVIVMVAPRSPTDAADRALLAATAAWALGLNPASVRVARRCPRCGSADHGVPYLAAVPGSAPHPAAHLSLSRAGGHVGVAVSFAGPVGVDIESVDAVARSPLADVALSPRERAADAADLAGIWCAKEAILKSTGDGLRVDPRDLTLAPATPAGFGPALASWPGAGVPLADILLARFDPGAGLRLLGRVAVLARPGTGAASQPTLRLLAAPDLRAWGGRSGRSSGR from the coding sequence ATGGAACCCATCGGCGAGGTGATCGTCATGGTCGCGCCGCGTTCACCAACGGATGCCGCCGACCGAGCCCTGCTGGCGGCGACCGCCGCCTGGGCGCTCGGTCTGAACCCCGCAAGCGTGCGGGTCGCGCGCCGCTGCCCCCGCTGCGGGAGCGCCGATCACGGGGTGCCATACCTAGCGGCCGTACCCGGGTCTGCGCCGCACCCGGCCGCACACCTGAGTCTCAGCCGGGCGGGCGGCCACGTCGGCGTCGCGGTGAGCTTCGCCGGGCCGGTCGGCGTCGACATCGAAAGCGTGGACGCCGTCGCCCGCTCCCCCCTCGCCGACGTCGCTCTGTCTCCTCGCGAGCGGGCGGCTGATGCCGCAGACCTCGCCGGAATCTGGTGCGCCAAGGAGGCGATTCTGAAGTCGACCGGCGACGGCCTCCGCGTCGATCCGCGCGACCTCACCCTCGCCCCAGCCACACCGGCCGGGTTCGGCCCGGCGCTCGCCTCCTGGCCCGGCGCCGGCGTCCCCCTCGCCGACATCCTCCTCGCACGCTTCGACCCCGGCGCCGGACTCAGGCTCCTCGGCCGCGTCGCCGTGCTCGCCCGTCCCGGAACCGGCGCCGCGTCTCAGCCGACCCTCCGTCTGCTCGCCGCCCCTGACCTCAGAGCTTGGGGAGGGCGGTCCGGTAGATCCAGCGGTCGATGA
- a CDS encoding magnesium and cobalt transport protein CorA, translating into MTLIDNAVYVDGRRLATPASLDETYATLTECGGFAWIGMYRPEEAELRSIAAEFNLHHLSVEDALKGHQRSKLERFDDILFVVLRPARYIDAEERVEFGELHVFVGPDFVVTIRHAESPDLAKVRARMESTPRLLALGPEAVLYAIFDQLVDEYAPVIAGLENDIDEIEDEIFDGDPEVARRIYDLSREVIEFQRATQPLIGMLEALKRGFAKYNVEVELHHHLDDVLDHVLRINERGSAFRQILDNALIVHSTLVTQRQNDETRRLSETGLAQSEEVKKISSWAAILFAPTLVGTVYGMNFENMPELHWEYGYPYALGLMVAGGFVLWRVFKKNNWL; encoded by the coding sequence ATGACACTGATTGACAACGCGGTCTACGTGGACGGGCGACGACTCGCGACGCCTGCCTCCCTCGACGAGACCTATGCGACTCTGACCGAATGCGGCGGCTTCGCCTGGATCGGGATGTACCGGCCAGAAGAAGCCGAGCTGCGCTCCATCGCCGCGGAGTTCAACCTGCACCACCTGTCGGTCGAGGACGCACTCAAGGGCCACCAGCGTTCCAAGCTCGAACGGTTCGACGACATCCTCTTCGTGGTGCTCCGCCCGGCCCGGTACATCGACGCCGAGGAGCGGGTCGAATTCGGCGAACTGCACGTCTTCGTCGGGCCCGATTTCGTCGTGACCATCCGCCACGCCGAATCCCCGGACCTCGCGAAGGTGCGCGCACGGATGGAGTCGACACCGAGGCTCCTCGCCCTCGGCCCCGAGGCGGTGCTCTACGCGATCTTCGACCAGCTCGTCGACGAGTACGCGCCCGTGATCGCCGGCCTCGAGAACGACATCGACGAGATCGAAGACGAGATCTTCGACGGCGACCCCGAGGTCGCGCGGCGCATCTACGACCTGTCCCGCGAAGTGATCGAGTTCCAGCGGGCGACCCAGCCGCTGATCGGCATGCTCGAGGCCCTCAAGCGCGGCTTCGCGAAGTACAACGTCGAGGTCGAGCTGCACCACCACCTCGATGACGTGCTCGACCACGTGCTGCGGATCAACGAGCGCGGCTCGGCCTTCCGGCAGATCCTCGACAACGCGCTGATCGTGCACTCGACCCTCGTCACCCAGCGACAGAACGACGAGACCCGGCGCCTCTCGGAGACGGGCCTGGCCCAGAGTGAAGAGGTCAAGAAGATCTCGAGCTGGGCGGCGATCCTGTTCGCGCCGACCCTCGTCGGAACCGTGTACGGGATGAACTTCGAGAACATGCCGGAGCTGCACTGGGAGTACGGCTACCCCTATGCCCTCGGGCTGATGGTCGCGGGCGGCTTCGTCCTCTGGCGCGTCTTCAAAAAGAACAACTGGCTGTAG
- a CDS encoding adenosine deaminase, translating to MKLPLVELHLHIEGTLEPELIFELAERNAVVLPWATLAELRAQYEFTDLQSFLNLYYHNLDVLRQAADFTDLTRAYLTRAADAGVRHAEIFFDPQAHTSRGIPLLTALGGVADALGTSVASCGISTKLIVTFLRDRPADEALQILREILASGYTIDGVGLDSAEVGYPPELFEEVFALAAANGLRRVAHAGEEGPPEYVWSALDRLGVERIDHGIRSLEDPALVERLVRERVPLTVCPFSNVRLRAIDTLADHPIVRMLDLGLLATVNSDDPAYFGGYIDDNLAALDAEFGLGPDRLALLARNGIEASFLDPAEKAALYAEVDAWRSAQS from the coding sequence ATGAAACTCCCCCTGGTCGAACTCCACCTGCACATCGAGGGCACTCTCGAACCGGAGCTCATCTTCGAGCTGGCCGAACGTAATGCCGTCGTCCTGCCTTGGGCGACCCTGGCGGAGTTGCGGGCGCAATACGAGTTCACCGATCTGCAATCCTTCCTCAATCTGTACTACCACAACCTCGACGTCCTGCGCCAAGCCGCCGATTTCACGGACCTGACCCGGGCCTACCTCACCAGGGCCGCTGACGCGGGGGTGCGGCACGCCGAGATCTTCTTCGACCCGCAGGCGCACACGAGCCGGGGCATCCCGTTGTTGACCGCGCTCGGCGGGGTGGCGGATGCCCTCGGCACCTCGGTCGCGTCCTGCGGCATCTCGACGAAACTGATCGTGACGTTCCTGCGCGACCGGCCCGCCGACGAGGCGCTGCAGATCCTCCGCGAGATTCTCGCGAGCGGGTACACGATCGACGGTGTCGGACTCGACTCCGCGGAGGTCGGCTACCCGCCGGAACTGTTCGAGGAGGTCTTCGCGCTCGCCGCGGCGAACGGGCTGCGCCGGGTCGCGCACGCCGGCGAGGAGGGCCCTCCCGAGTATGTCTGGAGCGCGCTCGACCGGCTCGGGGTGGAGCGGATCGACCACGGCATCCGCAGCCTCGAGGATCCCGCGCTCGTCGAACGGCTCGTGCGCGAGCGGGTGCCGCTCACGGTCTGCCCGTTCTCGAACGTGCGGCTGCGTGCGATCGACACGCTCGCGGACCACCCGATCGTGCGGATGCTCGACCTCGGCCTGCTCGCGACGGTCAACTCGGACGACCCCGCCTACTTCGGCGGGTACATCGACGACAACCTCGCGGCGCTCGATGCCGAGTTCGGACTCGGTCCTGACCGGCTCGCCCTCCTCGCCCGGAACGGGATCGAGGCCTCGTTCCTCGATCCGGCCGAGAAGGCCGCCCTTTACGCCGAGGTCGACGCCTGGCGCTCCGCCCAGTCGTAG
- a CDS encoding AAA family ATPase, translating into MWRLDRKQDDDDILSTNPDAPSGEPRNAVSPQTVSLGDPSVVAGNIAEPVWNRWRTELAEIGGRSPLLHFADEPRTRIELSQAHPGGLPQFITGKSTLLSNLIRDELALRNARLAAGEITQKGIELRSMRGIESVHLGIGLAEWRFGDVDFLGPVLLRPLAIRRYGRDFELKLKGQPFLNPELGRALHEQFQITLDADAFVALAVTNGAFKPQPVIDRLRGLTSHLPWFNVTPRLVASSFADVGRAMKADAAHLEHPLLDAIAGNPSARQAIEGAYNPVVPIGQDSRPPATDVLLLDADPEQENVVAQIAAGNSLVVKTLPGTGGTQTIVNAIGSLISQHKRVLVVSARRSSLDGINQRLTQVGLPGVAVTPRLLRRDLIASITRNEKAVQPMVGDVDDALVRLRKVLLDYRGALTRRDPALGVSLLDALGELARLAQLSSPPSTTARLERHALERLAQNRATAAQTLIKAAALGQFRYGPGDSPWYGASFAVPAEASAAHQLAKRVNQVELPRLLERAAGLVGQTRLRPFETIAELGVYLRLLLDIRDTLDKFQPAVFDRSLTELISATSARRDSPDMTGTSRRRLRRLAEEYLRPGVHVTDLNDSLRRIQQQRTLWQRYVVAGVMPEVPVGISDVHVAFQRVSEDLAALDIPLRNTGTNRQLAMRPVKELIYTISGLAAESEVLANLHERTALLATLREHNLDPLMTDLAKRHVSEENVANELELAWWQSVLETMLGADKALLNANTQVLDRLEADFRLVDEAHASTTGQRLGWLLAETWKIGIVDWPEEADRLRRMLRADRATPSRLNKAAPHLGRVLAPVWLASPYEVSKLDDQHFDAVLLVDAGATTLAENVGAIRRGKQIVAFGDPVTQTPSPFETGITDAGGGTNANARVSRVSLADRAERETNVDALHADSALARLGELLPTLTLTRSYRAGGEDLTELVNHRFYGGRIDSLPWAGSYLGHGSLTLNYVAGGHGMPDADSGAVESVDAEVTKVVDLVLDHAVKRPRESLMVITASARHAVRVHQAVLSAFSKRTDLADFILKDRAEPFTVLTLEQAVAQSRDRVIFSIGYGRTPHGRLLTNFGSLGEPGGDRLLAIGMTRARRAMDIVSCFRPADIDEDRQRHGILALAQVLSETEARHNEAQVPDATEPMLVDLAQRLERLGVTVTLGHRGKLALAGSHAGRAVVVETDAVVDRASLRESLRLRPEVLRRLGWHYLRVHSFELFSNPDAVATRVAGLVGVKPPTPPAAEYPHA; encoded by the coding sequence GTGTGGCGCCTCGATAGAAAACAAGATGACGACGACATCCTGTCGACCAACCCGGATGCTCCGTCGGGTGAGCCGCGGAATGCGGTCTCCCCGCAGACCGTGAGCCTCGGGGATCCCTCGGTCGTCGCGGGAAACATCGCCGAGCCGGTCTGGAACCGCTGGCGCACCGAACTCGCCGAGATCGGCGGGCGTTCACCGCTGCTGCACTTCGCCGACGAGCCGCGCACCCGCATCGAACTGAGCCAGGCCCACCCCGGCGGACTCCCGCAGTTCATCACCGGCAAGTCCACCCTGCTCTCCAACCTCATCCGCGACGAACTCGCGCTGCGCAACGCCCGCCTCGCGGCCGGTGAGATCACCCAGAAGGGCATCGAACTGCGCTCCATGCGCGGCATCGAATCGGTGCACCTGGGCATCGGCCTCGCCGAATGGCGCTTCGGCGACGTCGACTTCCTCGGCCCGGTGCTGCTCCGCCCGCTCGCGATCCGCCGCTACGGTCGCGACTTCGAGCTCAAGCTCAAGGGCCAGCCGTTCCTGAATCCCGAACTCGGCCGCGCGCTGCACGAGCAGTTCCAGATCACCCTCGACGCCGACGCCTTCGTCGCGCTCGCCGTGACCAACGGCGCCTTCAAACCGCAGCCCGTCATCGACCGCCTCCGCGGCCTCACCTCGCACCTGCCCTGGTTCAACGTCACCCCACGCCTCGTCGCCTCGTCCTTCGCAGACGTCGGCCGGGCCATGAAGGCGGATGCGGCGCACCTCGAGCATCCGCTGCTCGACGCGATCGCGGGGAACCCGAGCGCCCGCCAGGCCATCGAGGGCGCATACAACCCCGTCGTGCCGATCGGTCAGGACTCCCGGCCGCCCGCGACCGACGTGCTGCTGCTCGACGCCGACCCCGAACAGGAGAACGTCGTCGCGCAGATCGCGGCCGGGAACTCGCTCGTCGTCAAGACCCTGCCCGGCACCGGGGGCACCCAGACGATCGTCAACGCGATCGGCTCCCTGATCTCCCAGCACAAGCGTGTTCTCGTCGTGAGCGCCCGACGCTCGAGCCTCGACGGCATCAACCAGCGCCTCACCCAGGTCGGCCTCCCCGGCGTCGCCGTCACTCCACGGCTGCTGCGCCGCGACCTGATCGCCTCGATCACCCGCAACGAGAAGGCCGTCCAGCCGATGGTCGGCGACGTCGACGACGCCCTCGTGCGGCTCCGCAAGGTGCTGCTCGACTACCGCGGCGCCCTCACCCGGCGCGACCCTGCCCTCGGCGTCTCCTTACTCGACGCCCTCGGCGAGCTCGCGAGGCTCGCACAGCTGTCCTCCCCGCCGTCGACGACCGCCCGGCTCGAGCGGCACGCGCTCGAGCGCCTCGCCCAGAACCGGGCGACCGCAGCGCAGACGCTGATCAAGGCGGCCGCGCTCGGCCAGTTCCGTTACGGGCCAGGCGACTCGCCCTGGTACGGGGCGTCCTTCGCGGTGCCGGCCGAGGCATCCGCTGCCCACCAGCTCGCCAAACGGGTCAACCAGGTCGAGCTGCCTCGCCTGCTCGAGCGTGCCGCCGGCCTCGTCGGGCAGACCCGGCTGCGGCCCTTCGAGACGATCGCAGAACTCGGCGTGTACCTGCGGCTGCTGCTCGACATTCGCGACACGCTGGACAAGTTCCAGCCGGCCGTGTTCGACCGTTCGCTCACCGAGCTCATCTCGGCGACGTCCGCCCGCCGCGACTCTCCGGACATGACGGGTACGAGCCGACGGCGCCTGCGCCGCCTCGCCGAAGAATACCTGCGGCCGGGCGTGCACGTCACCGACCTGAACGACAGCCTCCGCCGGATCCAGCAGCAGCGCACCCTCTGGCAGCGCTACGTCGTCGCCGGCGTCATGCCCGAGGTGCCCGTCGGGATCTCCGACGTGCACGTCGCCTTCCAGCGCGTCTCCGAGGACCTCGCGGCCCTCGACATCCCGCTGCGCAACACCGGCACGAACCGGCAGCTCGCGATGCGCCCGGTGAAGGAGCTGATCTACACGATCTCCGGCCTCGCCGCCGAGAGCGAGGTGCTCGCCAACCTGCACGAGCGCACCGCGCTGCTCGCGACGCTGCGCGAACACAACCTCGACCCGCTCATGACCGACCTCGCGAAGCGGCACGTCTCAGAGGAGAACGTCGCCAACGAGCTCGAGCTCGCCTGGTGGCAGTCCGTGCTCGAGACCATGCTCGGGGCAGACAAGGCGCTCCTGAACGCCAACACCCAGGTGCTCGACCGGCTCGAGGCCGACTTCCGCCTCGTCGACGAGGCGCACGCGTCCACGACCGGGCAGCGCCTCGGCTGGCTCCTCGCCGAAACCTGGAAAATCGGCATCGTCGACTGGCCCGAGGAGGCCGACCGTCTTCGCCGGATGCTGCGCGCCGACCGGGCGACCCCGTCCCGCCTGAACAAGGCGGCCCCGCACCTCGGCCGCGTGCTCGCCCCGGTCTGGCTCGCCTCGCCATACGAGGTCTCCAAGCTCGATGACCAGCACTTCGACGCCGTGCTCCTCGTCGACGCCGGCGCGACGACCCTCGCCGAGAACGTCGGCGCCATCCGTCGTGGCAAGCAGATCGTGGCCTTCGGCGACCCCGTCACCCAGACGCCGTCGCCGTTCGAGACCGGTATCACGGATGCCGGCGGCGGCACGAACGCCAACGCGCGCGTCAGCCGCGTCAGCCTCGCAGACCGCGCAGAGCGCGAAACCAACGTCGACGCCCTGCACGCGGACTCCGCCCTCGCCCGCCTTGGCGAACTGCTGCCCACCCTCACCTTGACCCGCAGCTACCGGGCCGGCGGCGAAGACCTCACGGAACTCGTCAACCACCGCTTCTACGGCGGCCGCATCGACTCCCTCCCGTGGGCAGGCAGCTACCTCGGTCACGGCAGCCTCACCCTGAACTACGTCGCGGGCGGCCACGGCATGCCCGACGCCGACAGCGGAGCCGTCGAGAGCGTCGACGCCGAGGTCACCAAGGTCGTCGACCTCGTGCTGGACCACGCCGTCAAGCGCCCGCGCGAATCGCTCATGGTGATCACCGCGAGCGCGCGCCACGCCGTGCGCGTACACCAGGCGGTGCTTTCCGCGTTCTCCAAGCGCACCGACCTGGCCGACTTCATCCTCAAGGACCGGGCGGAGCCGTTCACCGTGCTCACCCTCGAACAGGCCGTCGCCCAGAGTCGCGACCGGGTGATCTTCTCCATCGGCTATGGCCGCACCCCGCACGGCCGCTTGCTGACCAACTTCGGATCGCTCGGTGAACCCGGCGGCGACCGCCTCCTCGCGATCGGCATGACCCGCGCCCGCCGCGCCATGGACATCGTCTCCTGCTTCCGCCCCGCCGACATCGACGAGGACCGCCAGCGCCACGGCATCCTCGCCCTCGCCCAGGTGCTCAGCGAGACCGAGGCCCGGCACAACGAGGCGCAGGTCCCCGATGCCACCGAGCCGATGCTCGTCGACCTCGCCCAGCGCCTCGAACGCCTCGGCGTCACCGTGACCCTCGGCCACCGCGGCAAGCTCGCCCTCGCCGGCTCCCACGCCGGCCGCGCCGTCGTCGTCGAAACGGATGCCGTCGTCGACCGGGCGAGCCTGCGCGAGTCGCTGAGGCTCCGGCCAGAGGTGCTGCGGCGACTCGGCTGGCACTACCTGCGGGTGCACTCCTTTGAACTCTTCAGCAACCCGGACGCCGTCGCCACCCGCGTCGCCGGCCTCGTCGGCGTCAAACCCCCCACGCCGCCGGCAGCGGAGTATCCGCACGCGTGA
- the mscL gene encoding large conductance mechanosensitive channel protein MscL, whose translation MIQGFKEFIMRGNVIELAVAVVIGAAFTSVVNAIVTGIFNPLIAAIFTSDSLANSMVVTLPGDAKLSFGLVLAAIINFLLVAAVVYFVFVMPLNKLKEAQERRRAAGLPPRDATIPATELDLLTQIRDLLAADAAKPVTGQSPR comes from the coding sequence ATGATCCAGGGCTTCAAGGAATTCATCATGCGCGGCAACGTGATCGAACTCGCGGTCGCTGTCGTCATCGGCGCGGCGTTCACTTCGGTCGTCAACGCCATCGTCACGGGCATTTTCAACCCGCTGATCGCGGCGATCTTCACGTCGGACAGCCTCGCAAATTCCATGGTCGTCACCCTGCCGGGGGACGCGAAACTGTCCTTCGGGCTCGTGCTCGCGGCGATCATCAACTTTCTGCTCGTCGCGGCCGTCGTCTACTTCGTGTTCGTGATGCCGCTCAACAAGCTCAAGGAGGCGCAGGAACGCCGCCGCGCCGCCGGCCTGCCGCCGAGGGACGCGACCATTCCCGCGACCGAGCTCGACCTGCTGACCCAGATCCGCGACCTCCTCGCCGCGGACGCTGCGAAGCCCGTCACCGGCCAGTCCCCGAGGTAA
- a CDS encoding FmdB family zinc ribbon protein, whose translation MPTYSYRCTECDTAFDIQQAFTDDTLTVCPTCGGKLRKVFSSIGVSFTGSGFYQNDSRSDAKAALQAHPKKHAKSHADTASHGEKSSHSDKGSDKGSDKPKKAEKSEKKSGGSSEKSGGSSEKSGGASAGSSSSSSSSSPSTTSAAPAAKS comes from the coding sequence GTGCCTACCTATTCCTACCGTTGCACCGAGTGCGACACCGCGTTCGACATCCAGCAAGCCTTCACCGACGACACGCTGACCGTCTGCCCGACCTGCGGCGGCAAGCTGCGCAAGGTGTTCTCCTCGATCGGCGTGAGCTTCACGGGTTCAGGCTTCTACCAGAACGACTCCCGCTCGGACGCGAAGGCGGCCCTGCAGGCGCACCCGAAGAAGCACGCCAAGTCGCACGCGGACACCGCGTCGCACGGCGAGAAGAGCTCGCACTCCGACAAGGGTTCCGACAAGGGTTCCGACAAGCCCAAGAAAGCCGAGAAGTCGGAGAAGAAGTCGGGCGGGTCTTCCGAGAAGTCGGGCGGGTCTTCCGAGAAGTCGGGAGGGGCTTCCGCCGGCTCGTCTTCGTCGTCGTCGTCCAGCTCCCCGTCAACCACGAGCGCGGCTCCGGCCGCAAAATCTTAG
- a CDS encoding 5-formyltetrahydrofolate cyclo-ligase yields the protein MDSETVHRKRALRAELRERRQNMTSVETDAATAGFTANLQSIVVDLSARYISCYLSARNEPNTRPFVNWAEAQGIRVLFPVSRDDGLLDWTVGEDQTEYQGIAGTPEAAGSLLGPIAINDVDLIIVPAAAVDTTGLRMGWGRGYYDKTLGSMEKCPPVYAVVFDNEYVDSVPREVHDQPVDGLVTPTRIITF from the coding sequence ATGGACTCCGAGACCGTTCACCGAAAGCGGGCGCTCCGCGCCGAACTGCGTGAGCGCCGGCAGAACATGACCTCGGTCGAGACGGATGCCGCGACGGCGGGCTTCACCGCGAACCTGCAGAGCATCGTCGTCGACCTCAGCGCCCGCTACATTTCCTGCTACCTGTCCGCCCGGAACGAACCCAATACCCGGCCGTTCGTGAACTGGGCTGAGGCCCAGGGCATCCGGGTGCTCTTCCCGGTCTCCCGGGACGACGGCCTGCTCGACTGGACCGTCGGCGAGGACCAGACCGAGTACCAGGGCATCGCCGGGACGCCGGAGGCCGCGGGCAGCCTGCTCGGGCCGATCGCGATCAACGACGTCGACCTGATCATCGTTCCCGCGGCCGCCGTCGACACGACCGGTTTGCGGATGGGCTGGGGCCGTGGCTACTACGACAAGACCCTCGGCTCGATGGAGAAATGTCCCCCGGTCTACGCCGTCGTCTTCGACAACGAATATGTCGACTCCGTGCCGCGCGAAGTGCACGACCAGCCCGTCGACGGCCTTGTCACGCCAACGCGCATCATCACCTTCTAA
- the galU gene encoding UTP--glucose-1-phosphate uridylyltransferase GalU: MGTRITKAVIPVAGLGTRFLPATKAMPKEMLPVVDKPAIQYVVEEAVAAGLNDVLMITGRNKNALENHFDRMTELEDVLIKKGDRDRLAKVRYATDLADIHYVRQGDPLGLGHAVLRAKMHVGNEAFAVLLGDDIIDARDPLLEKMLTEQVERNTSVIALMEVEPSQIHLYGCAAIEPTDDPDVVRITGLVEKPAEADAPSNLAIIGRYVLRPSVFGVLEHTEPGKGNEIQLTDALQEMAVNPETTGGVYGVIFRGRRYDTGDRLDYIKAIVQLAVDREDLGPDLRPWLKGFAATLD; this comes from the coding sequence ATGGGTACACGCATCACGAAAGCCGTCATTCCCGTCGCTGGTCTGGGAACTCGCTTCCTCCCGGCCACGAAAGCCATGCCGAAGGAAATGCTCCCCGTCGTCGACAAACCGGCGATCCAGTACGTCGTCGAAGAGGCCGTCGCTGCCGGCCTGAACGACGTACTGATGATCACCGGGCGCAACAAGAACGCCCTGGAGAACCACTTCGACCGGATGACCGAGCTCGAGGACGTGCTCATCAAGAAGGGCGATAGGGACCGGCTCGCCAAGGTCCGCTACGCGACAGACCTCGCCGACATCCACTACGTACGCCAGGGCGACCCGCTCGGCCTCGGCCACGCGGTGCTCCGCGCGAAGATGCACGTCGGAAACGAGGCCTTCGCCGTGCTCCTCGGCGACGACATCATCGACGCCCGCGATCCGCTGCTCGAGAAGATGCTCACCGAGCAGGTCGAACGCAACACGAGCGTCATCGCGCTCATGGAGGTCGAGCCCTCGCAGATCCACCTCTACGGCTGCGCCGCGATCGAACCGACAGACGACCCCGATGTCGTGCGCATCACCGGCCTCGTCGAGAAGCCCGCAGAAGCGGATGCCCCGTCGAACCTCGCCATCATCGGCCGGTACGTGCTCCGTCCCTCGGTCTTCGGTGTGCTCGAGCACACCGAGCCGGGCAAGGGCAACGAGATCCAGCTGACCGACGCCCTGCAGGAGATGGCGGTGAACCCCGAGACCACGGGCGGCGTCTACGGCGTCATCTTCCGCGGCCGCCGCTACGACACCGGCGACCGGCTCGACTACATCAAGGCCATCGTGCAGCTCGCCGTCGACCGCGAAGACCTCGGTCCCGACCTGCGCCCATGGCTCAAGGGATTCGCCGCCACCCTCGACTGA